The Flavobacterium johnsoniae genomic sequence AGCCGATTTTTATTCGAAAGGAATGTTTAAAGTTAAAGATCTTCCTAAAAAAATTCTCGGTCAAAAAGTAGATCTTGGCCCAGATATGGCTTCTAATTTGGATTCAACTGGAACAGGAATTTTATATTTATCTGAAACCATTTCGAAAGTTACTTTTGAAAAACCTTCCAAATTAAAAGAGAAAATCATCGCCTCAAAAATTTCTGGAAATAATAGAGGTTATAGCTATAATACCGCAGCTTTATCTACTTATGATTTTTATGATAACACTCTGGATTTTGATGTCAAAATGATTTCTCCTATTGCCGATAATGCTTTCAATTATTATAAATATAAGTTAGAAAGTACATTTTATGACGAAAATAAACAGCAGATTAATAAAATTAAGGTAATTCCGAAACGTGATAAAGAACCCGTTTTTGAAGGCTACATTTATATTGTAGACGATAGTTTTGCCATTTATGCTATAGATTTAGATATTAAAGGCTACAGAATGAAAAATGAATTAACTGAGACGATGAGTTTAAAACAAAGTTTCAGCTATAATGCCAAAAATAAAATCTGGTCTAAAAACGCACAGACACTTTCTTTTAATGCAGGCCTTTTTGGAATAAAGTTTTCTGGAAATTTCAATTACGTTTATTCTAATTATGAATTTCCTGCTGCTTTCGAAAAGAAAACTTTTGGAAATGAAATAGTTGCTTTTGAAGAAAATGCGAATAAAAAAGATGATGCTTTTTGGAATGAAATTCGTCCAATTCCGTTAACTATTGAAGAAAGCAACGATTATGCAAAAAAAGACAGTCTTCAAACTATCAGAAAATCAAGAAAATATACTGACTCTATTGATGCCAAAAACAATAAATTTAAAGTTTGGGACATTTTAATGGGCTATGATTACAAAAATACTTTTAAAAAATATTCTTTTGAATATAAAGGTCTTCTAAATATTTCTTCTCTAAGTTTCAATACCGTTCAAGGATTCAACTTAGATTCTGGTTTCTCTTTTAGAAAATGGGACGAAGAAAAAGGAAAAAGCACTTCCATTAGCACAACTTTTAATTATGGTTTTTCAGACGAACGTTTCCGAGTGATTGGCGAATTTAGCCATCGTTTTAATAACATCAATTATGCAACAATTTGGGCGTCTGGAGGAACTAAAACCGTACAATTTAATAACGCTGAACCGATTACCAAATTTGTAAATTCAATTAGTTCTTTATTTTTTAAAGATAATTATATGAAACTATACAATTTGGAGTTTGCTCAGATAAATTACGGTCAAGATATTGCAAACGGAATAAATCTTACCGGAAGAATTGGTTATGAACAGCGAAAACCGCTTTTCAATACGACTGATTATTCGTTCTTTAAAAAAGATGATTTTTACAGTTCTAACAATCCTTTAGCGCCAAATGATTTTACAACGCCTGCTTTTAATCAGCATCATTTATTTAAAGCGCTTATAACGACAAGAATTAATTTTGGGAATAAATATATTTCTAGACCCGACGGAAGATATAATTTCAAAAACGATAAATATCCAACTATTTATTTAGCGTTTGAAAAAGCTTTCGCGGCAAGCGAAAAGAAATACGAATATGAAAGACTTGGCGCCTCAGTACAATATGATTTGCCTTTAAACAATAAAGGTGTTTTAGGAACAAATTTTAGAGCTGGAAAATTCTTTAATGCGGAAAACATTTCGTTTATCGACTACAGACATTTTAACGGAAACCAAACCCATATAGGAACAAGTGATCGTTATTTAAATGTTTTTAATCTGATGCCTTATTATTCAAACAGCACAAATGATAGTTATTTTGAATTGCATTCAGAATATAACGACACTGGTTTTATTATGAATAAAATTCCACTTTTAAATCTTTTAAAATCGACTTTAAATCTTGGCTTTCATGCTTTGGCAATTCCAGACAGAAAACCTTACTCTGAATTTACGGTTGGTTTAGACAATTTAGGTTTTGGAAAATTTAAATTATTCCGAGTAGATTATGTACATTCTTACCAAAGCGGAATACAGCAAAATGGAGTTGTATTTGGGTTGAAGATTTTGAATGTGTTAGATTAAGGTACAAAGTAGCAAAGTAACAAAGGAACAGAGTTTTTTTATTGAAACTAAAAAACCCGTTTATTCTTTAATAAAAGAATAAACGGGTTTTTATATTAATATTTTCTCTATTTGAGCAAAGTAGAAAATCTCATTAAGCAGAAACCTTTGTCCCTTTGTTACTTTAAACCTTGTTTAACAATGATAATCATCTGGTTCAATGTGTATCAAAACATTTCCTAACTGTGGAATTTGTTCTTTTAAAGTATCTTGCAATTTATGAGATAAATCATGCCCTTCTTTTACCGAAATTTTTGCCGAAACAATCGCGTGTAAATCTACATGATAACGCATTCCCGCTTTACGGATAAAACATTTTTCGGTTCCAAGAATCCCTGGAACTTGTAAGGAAACAACACGAATTTCTTCTACTAAATCATCGTTTAGATTTTCGTCCATGATTTCACCAAGCGCAGGTCTGAAAATTTTATAACTATTATACAAAATAAAAAACGCTGCGAAAAGTGCCGCCCAATCATCTGCAGATTCGTAGCCTTTTCCCATAATCAAGGCAATCGAAATTCCGATGAAAGCCGCTACAGAAGTTATTGCATCACTTCTATGATGCCAAGCGTCTGCTGCTAGAGAAGAACTATTGGTTTGTTTGCTTCGTTTCATGACAATTCGAAAAGAGTACTCTTTCCAGATAATAATCGCGCCTAAAACGTACAATGTCCAAGACTTAGGCAAATCGTGCGAAGTTCCAATATTAGCAATACTTTCGTAACCAATAATAGTTGCAGAAGTGATTAAAAATCCAACAACTAAGAAAGTAATCAAAGGTTCTGCACGTCCGTGACCATACGGGTGATTTTCATCCGCAGGCTTATTAGAATATTTGATTCCGAATAAAACCAAACACGACGAAAATATATCTGTAGTCGATTCAATCGCATCTGCAATGAGGGCATATGAATTGCCAAAAAAACCTGCGAGACCTTTTATAAGGGCCAGGCAGGTATTTCCTATTATACTAAAAATAGTAGCTTTTACAGCTTTTTGTTCGTTTGTCATTCAGACTATTTTTTTACCACGAATTCACGAATTTTTATTTTCAAAGATTATAAAAAAATAATTCGTGAATTCGTGGCTAATCAACTTTTAAGCTCTTACGATTTTTGCACCGATTGCTCTTAAACGCTCATCGATACGCTCGTATCCACGGTCGATTTGTTCAATATTTTGAATCGTACTTGTTCCTTTTGCAGAAAGCGCCGCAATCAATAATGAGATTCCTGCACGAATATCAGGAGAAGACATTGTTGTTGCTTTCAATTGAGATTCGAAATTATGCCCCATAACAACAGCTCTGTGCGGATCGCATAACATGATTTTTGCTCCCATATCGATTAATTTATCCACGAAGAATAAACGGCTTTCGAACATTTTTTGGTGAATTAAAACGTCTCCTTTTGCTTGAGTTGCTACAACCAAAACGATACTTAATAAGTCAGGTGTAAATCCTGGCCAAGGTGCATCTGCAATTGTTAAAATAGAACCGTCGATATCTGTTTTTACTTCGTATCCATTTTTGTGAGCAGGAATGTAAATATCATCATTACGTTTTTCGATTGTAATTCCAAGTTTTCTAAAAGTATTCGGAATCAAACCTAAATTTTCCCAGCTAACATTTTTGATTGTGATTTCGCTTTTTGTCATAGCCGCAAGACCAATCCAAGAACCGATTTCGATCATATCAGGAAGAATTCTGTGCTCGCAACCACCAAGACTTTCAACACCTTCAATAGTCAACAAATTAGAACCAACTCCAGTGATTTTTGCTCCCATAGAGTTTAGCATTTTACACAATTGCTGTAAATATGGCTCACAAGCAGCATTGTAAACTGTAGTTTTTCCTTTTGCTAAAACAGCAGCCATTACAATGTTTGCAGTTCCAGTTACAGAAGCTTCGTCAAGAAGCATATCTGTTCCTTGCAATCCTTCTTCTGGAGATTCTACTCCATAAAAATGATCTTCTCTGTTATATCTAAATTTTGCTCCAAGGTTAATAAAACCTTCAAAGTGAGTATCTAATCTACGGCGCCCAATTTTATCTCCTCCAGGTTTTGGAATATATCCTTTTCCGAAACGAGCCAAAAGAGGTCCAACAATCATGATAGAACCACGAAGCGCTCCACCTTCTTTTTTGAAAGCTTCTGTTTCTAAATATCCAACGTTAACTTCATCAGCTTGAAAAGTAATTGAACCTGGTTCGTTACGTTGAATTTTCACACCTAAATTCCCCAACAAAGTGATTAATTTATTGATGTCTATAATATCAGGAATGTTATTAATTTTTACTTTCTCTCCTGTTAGAAGCACGGCACATAAAATTTGTAATGCCTCATTTTTTGCTCCTTGCGGAGTGATTTCTCCTTTTAAAGGAGTTCCTCCTTCGATTTTAAAAATTCCCATAGATCTTTGTTAAGGTTCTTTTAAAGTTTCTAAGATTCTGAGATTCTAAGACCATAAGTCAAAAACTTAGCATCTTAGCAACTTAGTAGCTTAGCAGCTTTTTTTATTTTTGATTATTATTTTTTTGAAAATTCTTTTTTTGTCCGCCTTTGTTGTTATTGTTCTTGTTATTCTGAGTTTTAGGCTGAGTTCCAGAAGCTGTTTTATTAGACATACGCTTGTTTGTACGCATTAAATCTGTTGTGTTTAACAATTCTTCTGTACTGTGCAACAGGTTTATTTTTCCTCCAGACAATTCATATAAATGCTCAAAAATCACATCATCTTTTACGGTGTCTTTGTTCCAACTTAAAAACGACTTTTTCATGTGGTTGGCAATTACCATCACCAATGCATTTTTCATTTCACCTTCTTCCCATTTATTGGCAACATCAATCATATATTTGATGTTATTTCCATAAAACCTGTATTTCGGGAAGTTCTGCGGATATTGTAATATCTCTGGTTTTAGTTGCAAAACATCTCTTGACGGAATTGGATAAGGAGATTCTACATTAAGCTTAAAATCAGACATTATAAAAAGCTGATCCCAAAGTTTATGCTGAAAATCTGGCACGTCACGCAAATGCGGGTTTAAGCTTCCCATAACCTGAATGATATATTTTGCCGCTTTATTACGTGTTTCATCATCTTCGATTGCGGTAGCCTGATCGATCAATTTTTGTAAATGACGACCATACTCTGGAATAATTAATCGCTGTCTTTCAGAATTATATTCTAAATTGTAAACAACGTCGCTTGCGGCTTCTCTTTTATATTTTTCGATCATAAGTTTATAATGAAACTATACCTTCTATTGTAGAAACTTCTTTGTATTTACTGATCACATCGTCTGAGCTGTGCATTGTAACATCTACAGAAACGCTGGTAAATTTACCTGTTTTTGATTTTGTTGTTTTGATAACAGCTCCCATTCTGTCAAAAGCTTTTTCGACACGCTCCACATTATCGGCTACAGACGGAACAATAAATTTGTATAAATATTCTGCTGGCCAAGTATTTGCGTTATCTAGTTCTAATTTTAATCTTTCGTAAAATTCGGCTGTATTTTTTTCTTTATCGTTCTCCATTCGTAATTAAAAATAAACGCAAATATACGTTTTTGATTTCAGATTTCAGATTTTAGATTTTAGATTTTTTGACTCTAAAAATAACGATGTTTTTTTGCCACGAATTACGCTAATTAACACAAATTATTCAATCCTAAAATTCAATTTCATCAATTTTAAGTAACTTGGCGAATCAAAAAAAATAAAAATTAGCGAAAATTCGTGGAATTCGTGGCAAAAAAACTTTGCGACTCCGCGACTTTGCGAGATTAAAAACACAACAGAATGAAAAAACTCCTTTTACTTTTTATCGTACTTATATTTAATACTATTCAAGCACAAGAAGTCAAAACTCTGACTTATTTCCAAAACGACACTTTAAAACTAGATTTAGATTTATATCTGCCAAAGAAAAAAGCTGGTGAAAAAATTCCGTTAATTATGTTCGCTTTTGGCGGCGGATTTTCTGGCGGAGAACGTACAAGTGAAAAAGATTTCGGAAAATTTATGGCACAAAATGGTTATGCTGTTGCGAGTATTTCGTACAGTTTATACATGAAAGGAAAAGATTTTGGTTGCAAAGGAACTTTAACTGAAAAAATAAAAGCGATACAAATTGGTGTGAGTGATATGTGGCAGGCAACAGCTTTCTTAATTGAAAATGCTGATAAATATAATTTAGACACTTCAAAAATCTTCATTTCTGGAATTAGCGCTGGTGCTGAAATTGGTTTTCAAGCTTCTTTTTGGGATTATAAATTGATGAATTTATACAAAAGTAATCTTCCAGAAAATTTTAAATACAAAGGTTTTATCGGCGGTTCGGGTGCGATTCAGGATATTAATTTGATTACGAAAGAAAAAGCAATTCCGATGTTATTGGCTCATGGAAGCAATGATGATACCGTTCCATACGCCGCAGGCTCTCATCGTTCTTGCCCAACAAATGCTTCGGGTTGGTTGATTCTTTTTGGCTCTTATGCGGTTTATAACCAAATGAAAGATTTGCATAAAGACATTGAACTGATTACTTTTTGCGGCGGCGGACATGAATTCTCAGGTTATCTTTTTCACGAAGGACAGCAATATGTTTTAGATTTTGTGAATGATGTTTTGAATGGGAAGAAATTTGAATCGCATTTGATTGTGCCTTCTAAAAAAGGAAAAGGTTCTGCGAGATATTCATTTTGTGAATAATTTGTTTGGCTAAAGCCAATATCCAAAATCATTTAATCCGTTGGTTAAAACCAACGGCAATTCAAATCAAAACTGCTCCAGCGGAGCAAAATATTTATAGCAAATATAATTTTCCAGCATCAGAAAGCTCCAGCGGAGCGGCATATAAATTATTCAAAAATATGTCGCTCCTCCGGAGCTTTACACTTTTGATTATTATTTTTTTCTATAAATATTTCGTCCCGCCGGGACTTTGTTATTTCTAAAAAACTAATTTTCAAAATAATTCCAAAAACAAAACCATGCCTCTCTTCTAGCCCTGATGGTCCCGAAATTTCGGGAGGAAATCCTTTTGCTTTTTCCTTTAAATAGCAAAAGATTGCAGCGGACAGCAGTCCCGAAGTCTCGGGACATGACTATAAAAAATGCCAAATCTTTCGCTTCAAGTAAAAATTCTTTTTAATTATGAATAAGTTTAGGTAAATTTGCCCTTTATTTTTAGAATAGTGCAAAAAGAAATTATAGTCCTACTTGGCGGACCTGGTACTGGAAAATCAACACTTATTAACGAATTGGTAGCTCGTGGCTTTTGTTGCTATCCTGAAATTTCTAGACAGGTTACTATGAAAGCGCAGCAGGAAGGTATTGAACAACTGTTTCTGGAACAGCCGCTTTTGTTTAGCCAAATGCTTTTGGAAGGACGTATTGAACAATACAAAAATGCTCTTGACGAACCTGATAATGTGGTTTTTATTGACCGAGGAATTCCAGACGTTGTAGCTTATATGGATTATATTGGCGATGAATACCCGGAAAATTTCACAAAGGCTTGTGAAGACTATAAATATACCAAAACTTTTATTTTGCCGCCTTGGGAAGAAATTTACCAAAGTGATGCCGAACGCTATGAAAATTTTGATCAAGCAGTTAAAATTCAGGAACATCTTATTGAGACCTATAAAAAATATGGGTATGAACTGATTGAGGTTCCAAAAGATACGGTTGAAAACAGAATTCTTTATATCTTAGACAAAATTTAGCGAAAGGTTTTAAAGTTGCAAAACTAGAACTGTTTTCTAAATTTTTAACTTTAAAACTAACGCGATGCTTGGAGCGCAGGATATCCTTCTAAAATACTGGAAACACGACAGTTTTAGACCTTTGCAAAAAGAAATTATTGATTCTGTTCTTGAAGGACAGGATACTTTTGCTGTACTTCCGACGGGTGGCGGAAAATCGGTTTGTTTTCAGGTCCCCGCTATGATGCAGGAAGGAATTTGTCTCGTAATTTCGCCTTTGATTGCCTTGATGAAAGACCAGGTAATGAATTTGCAGAAAAGAGATATTAAAGCAATTGCGCTTACGGGCGGAATTCATACAGAAGAATTGATTGATCTTTTGGATAATTGCCAGTACGGTAATTACAAATTTCTTTACTTATCTCCAGAGCGCTTGCAATCGGATTGGATTTTGGAACGCATTAAAAATCTCCCGATAAACTTAATTGCTATAGATGAAGCGCATTGTGTTTCGCAATGGGGACACGATTTTAGACCCGCTTATCTGAAAATTTCGGAACTTAAAAAGTTTTTTCCTAAAATTCCGTTTTTGGCTTTGACTGCGACGGCTACTCCTAGAGTTATTGAAGATATTAGAACGCAATTAGAATTAAAAAATCCGAGACATTTTCAGCAATCTTTTGAACGTAAAAATATTGCTTACATGGTTTTTGAAGTAGAAGATAAACTTTATAGAACCGAACAAATTCTTAAAAAAAATCCGCAACCTTCTATTATATATGTTCGAAATAGAAAGGCATGTTTGAATATTTCTTCGCAATTACAATCTTTAGGATTTACAGCAACCTATTACCATGGCGGTCTTTCTGCAAAAGAAAAAGATAAAAACATGGAATTATGGATGTCGGAGCAAGCACAAGTTATTGTGGCAACGAATGCTTTTGGAATGGGAATCGATAAAGACAATGTAAAAACCGTTATTCATACACAGCTTCCAGAAAATTTAGAAAATTATTACCAAGAATCTGGGCGAGCAGGACGAAACGGCGCTAAGGCTTTTTCGGTTTTGCTTTATAATAATTCAGATGCAATTCAGACCGAAGAGCAGTTTTTAAACATTCTTCCAGACAAAAAATTTCTAAAAACGATGTACAATAAATTGTGCAATTATTTTCAGATTGCGTACGGCGAAGGTTTAGATGAATCTTTTTCTTTTAAAATGAATCATTTTTGTAATAAATACGATTTTCCGACTTTAAAAACATATAATGCTTTACAGTTTTTAAATCAGCAGGGAATTATTACGATGTCTCAGGAATTTTCGGAAAAAATCAATATTCAGTTTTTAATTGAATCCAAAGAAGTGATTCGATACATGAGTTTGAATCCGAATGATGAGGAAATTATTTTAGCAATTTTGAGAACTTATCCCGGAGTTTATGAAGTAAAATCGAATTTGAATCTGGGTTTAATTGCAAAAAAATCTAATCGCTCTGAAGAACAAGTCATTGCGCTTTTAGAAAAACTGAAAGAGAAAGAAATTATAGAATACAAATCTAAAAACAACGACGCTACCATATTATTTAATGAAGTTCGCGAAGACGATCATACTATTAATAGAGTTTCGAAATATTTAGAAAAACAAAATCTAGTTAAAAAAGAACAGCTTTTATCTGTTTTGCATTATATAAAAGAAAACAAAACGTGCAAAAACAGATTGGTTTTGGATTATTTTGGAGAAGAAACCAGCGAAAATTGCGGTATTTGTTCTTACTGCATTACTCAAAAAGGAAAAATTACGGAAGCCGATTCGATCGCAGATAAGATTTTATCTTTGCTAAAAACTGCTTCTTTGACTTCGAGAGAAATTGAAAACCAGATAAAAATGGACGCAAAAGACATTATTTCGGTTCTTCAGGAATTGCTCGAAAACAATCACATCGTTATACAAGCGAATAATAAATACACTTTAAAATCATAATGGAGAAATTGAGAATTATTTTTATGGGAACGCCAGAATTTGCTGTAGGCATTTTGGATACCATTCTTAAAAACAACTACGAAGTTGTCGGCGTGATTACTGCTGCAGACAAACCAGCAGGACGCGGACAAAAAATAAAATATTCAGCAGTAAAAGAATATGCGCTTGCAAACAATCTTACTTTATTACAGCCAACCAACTTAAAAGACGAAAATTTCTTAGCAGAATTAAAAGCTTTAAATGCCAATTTACAAATTGTAGTGGCGTTTAGAATGTTGCCAAAAGTAGTTTGGGAAATGCCAAGTTTAGGAACCTTCAATCTTCACGCTTCATTATTACCAAATTATCGTGGTGCTGCGCCAATTAACTGGGCAATTATTAATGGAGAAACAAAAACGGGCGTTACGACTTTCTTTATCGATGATAAAATTGATACTGGCGCGATGATTTTAAATTCTGAAATTGCAATCGAGCCAGAAGAAACAGCAGGACAATTGCACGACCGTTTAATGGAATTGGGAAGCACTACTGTTATTGACACTTTAAAAATTATTGAAAATGGAAAT encodes the following:
- a CDS encoding DUF5686 and carboxypeptidase regulatory-like domain-containing protein; translation: MKNFTLFAFLLFSISNFAQIKGTITDEKGNPLPFVSVFEENTYAGTTSNEQGKYQLNVKEIGQNKIIFQYLGFKTQKLTVASGSKTITLDVKLQEESFALNEVVIDPKNNPANAIIRSAIANKKENSDKTGRFTADFYSKGMFKVKDLPKKILGQKVDLGPDMASNLDSTGTGILYLSETISKVTFEKPSKLKEKIIASKISGNNRGYSYNTAALSTYDFYDNTLDFDVKMISPIADNAFNYYKYKLESTFYDENKQQINKIKVIPKRDKEPVFEGYIYIVDDSFAIYAIDLDIKGYRMKNELTETMSLKQSFSYNAKNKIWSKNAQTLSFNAGLFGIKFSGNFNYVYSNYEFPAAFEKKTFGNEIVAFEENANKKDDAFWNEIRPIPLTIEESNDYAKKDSLQTIRKSRKYTDSIDAKNNKFKVWDILMGYDYKNTFKKYSFEYKGLLNISSLSFNTVQGFNLDSGFSFRKWDEEKGKSTSISTTFNYGFSDERFRVIGEFSHRFNNINYATIWASGGTKTVQFNNAEPITKFVNSISSLFFKDNYMKLYNLEFAQINYGQDIANGINLTGRIGYEQRKPLFNTTDYSFFKKDDFYSSNNPLAPNDFTTPAFNQHHLFKALITTRINFGNKYISRPDGRYNFKNDKYPTIYLAFEKAFAASEKKYEYERLGASVQYDLPLNNKGVLGTNFRAGKFFNAENISFIDYRHFNGNQTHIGTSDRYLNVFNLMPYYSNSTNDSYFELHSEYNDTGFIMNKIPLLNLLKSTLNLGFHALAIPDRKPYSEFTVGLDNLGFGKFKLFRVDYVHSYQSGIQQNGVVFGLKILNVLD
- a CDS encoding cation diffusion facilitator family transporter, with protein sequence MTNEQKAVKATIFSIIGNTCLALIKGLAGFFGNSYALIADAIESTTDIFSSCLVLFGIKYSNKPADENHPYGHGRAEPLITFLVVGFLITSATIIGYESIANIGTSHDLPKSWTLYVLGAIIIWKEYSFRIVMKRSKQTNSSSLAADAWHHRSDAITSVAAFIGISIALIMGKGYESADDWAALFAAFFILYNSYKIFRPALGEIMDENLNDDLVEEIRVVSLQVPGILGTEKCFIRKAGMRYHVDLHAIVSAKISVKEGHDLSHKLQDTLKEQIPQLGNVLIHIEPDDYHC
- the murA gene encoding UDP-N-acetylglucosamine 1-carboxyvinyltransferase, whose product is MGIFKIEGGTPLKGEITPQGAKNEALQILCAVLLTGEKVKINNIPDIIDINKLITLLGNLGVKIQRNEPGSITFQADEVNVGYLETEAFKKEGGALRGSIMIVGPLLARFGKGYIPKPGGDKIGRRRLDTHFEGFINLGAKFRYNREDHFYGVESPEEGLQGTDMLLDEASVTGTANIVMAAVLAKGKTTVYNAACEPYLQQLCKMLNSMGAKITGVGSNLLTIEGVESLGGCEHRILPDMIEIGSWIGLAAMTKSEITIKNVSWENLGLIPNTFRKLGITIEKRNDDIYIPAHKNGYEVKTDIDGSILTIADAPWPGFTPDLLSIVLVVATQAKGDVLIHQKMFESRLFFVDKLIDMGAKIMLCDPHRAVVMGHNFESQLKATTMSSPDIRAGISLLIAALSAKGTSTIQNIEQIDRGYERIDERLRAIGAKIVRA
- a CDS encoding DUF4290 domain-containing protein, with product MIEKYKREAASDVVYNLEYNSERQRLIIPEYGRHLQKLIDQATAIEDDETRNKAAKYIIQVMGSLNPHLRDVPDFQHKLWDQLFIMSDFKLNVESPYPIPSRDVLQLKPEILQYPQNFPKYRFYGNNIKYMIDVANKWEEGEMKNALVMVIANHMKKSFLSWNKDTVKDDVIFEHLYELSGGKINLLHSTEELLNTTDLMRTNKRMSNKTASGTQPKTQNNKNNNNKGGQKKNFQKNNNQK
- a CDS encoding DUF493 family protein → MENDKEKNTAEFYERLKLELDNANTWPAEYLYKFIVPSVADNVERVEKAFDRMGAVIKTTKSKTGKFTSVSVDVTMHSSDDVISKYKEVSTIEGIVSL
- a CDS encoding alpha/beta hydrolase family protein codes for the protein MKKLLLLFIVLIFNTIQAQEVKTLTYFQNDTLKLDLDLYLPKKKAGEKIPLIMFAFGGGFSGGERTSEKDFGKFMAQNGYAVASISYSLYMKGKDFGCKGTLTEKIKAIQIGVSDMWQATAFLIENADKYNLDTSKIFISGISAGAEIGFQASFWDYKLMNLYKSNLPENFKYKGFIGGSGAIQDINLITKEKAIPMLLAHGSNDDTVPYAAGSHRSCPTNASGWLILFGSYAVYNQMKDLHKDIELITFCGGGHEFSGYLFHEGQQYVLDFVNDVLNGKKFESHLIVPSKKGKGSARYSFCE
- a CDS encoding ATP-binding protein translates to MQKEIIVLLGGPGTGKSTLINELVARGFCCYPEISRQVTMKAQQEGIEQLFLEQPLLFSQMLLEGRIEQYKNALDEPDNVVFIDRGIPDVVAYMDYIGDEYPENFTKACEDYKYTKTFILPPWEEIYQSDAERYENFDQAVKIQEHLIETYKKYGYELIEVPKDTVENRILYILDKI
- a CDS encoding RecQ family ATP-dependent DNA helicase, with the translated sequence MLGAQDILLKYWKHDSFRPLQKEIIDSVLEGQDTFAVLPTGGGKSVCFQVPAMMQEGICLVISPLIALMKDQVMNLQKRDIKAIALTGGIHTEELIDLLDNCQYGNYKFLYLSPERLQSDWILERIKNLPINLIAIDEAHCVSQWGHDFRPAYLKISELKKFFPKIPFLALTATATPRVIEDIRTQLELKNPRHFQQSFERKNIAYMVFEVEDKLYRTEQILKKNPQPSIIYVRNRKACLNISSQLQSLGFTATYYHGGLSAKEKDKNMELWMSEQAQVIVATNAFGMGIDKDNVKTVIHTQLPENLENYYQESGRAGRNGAKAFSVLLYNNSDAIQTEEQFLNILPDKKFLKTMYNKLCNYFQIAYGEGLDESFSFKMNHFCNKYDFPTLKTYNALQFLNQQGIITMSQEFSEKINIQFLIESKEVIRYMSLNPNDEEIILAILRTYPGVYEVKSNLNLGLIAKKSNRSEEQVIALLEKLKEKEIIEYKSKNNDATILFNEVREDDHTINRVSKYLEKQNLVKKEQLLSVLHYIKENKTCKNRLVLDYFGEETSENCGICSYCITQKGKITEADSIADKILSLLKTASLTSREIENQIKMDAKDIISVLQELLENNHIVIQANNKYTLKS
- the fmt gene encoding methionyl-tRNA formyltransferase, which gives rise to MEKLRIIFMGTPEFAVGILDTILKNNYEVVGVITAADKPAGRGQKIKYSAVKEYALANNLTLLQPTNLKDENFLAELKALNANLQIVVAFRMLPKVVWEMPSLGTFNLHASLLPNYRGAAPINWAIINGETKTGVTTFFIDDKIDTGAMILNSEIAIEPEETAGQLHDRLMELGSTTVIDTLKIIENGNVTTTIQEDNDDIKTAYKLNKENCKIDWTKSGSEINNLIRGLSPYPASWCFLKDQGEELNIKIYEAKLVSESHSYEIGKLISSKKEIKIAIKDGFIQLLSLQFPGKKRMLASEILNGVSFSEAAKVY